In Trichocoleus desertorum NBK24, the following are encoded in one genomic region:
- a CDS encoding chemotaxis protein CheB, with the protein MTQPAGKHIFSEIPFVIAIGASAGGVEAIAQVAKTLPPDLPAAVLVVVHFPAHGKSVLPKILNRFGPLPASHAEDGAAILPGHIYIAPPDYHLIVKPGSLSLSHGPRENGHRPAIDMLFRSVARAYGPRTIGVVLSGALDDGTIGLELIKTQGGIAIAQDPNEALFDSMPRNAIANVEVDYVLRIADIAPTLSKLVNSPIPEKVMTPYDNTQIEQEAEVVAEDKAALERGEYAGRSSAVTCPECGGVLWELRNDNLVRFRCHVGHAYSLDSLVSEQADMVEQALWCAVRALEEKAALARRMVSHARQQRHSLTENQFQERAHEAERNASLLRQLLLQNPKNMEDINAEQAS; encoded by the coding sequence TTGACTCAGCCTGCTGGCAAACACATATTCTCGGAGATTCCTTTCGTAATTGCGATCGGAGCTTCTGCGGGTGGAGTAGAAGCGATCGCACAGGTGGCTAAAACTCTCCCTCCCGATTTACCTGCCGCAGTCTTAGTCGTAGTCCACTTCCCCGCCCACGGCAAAAGCGTCTTGCCCAAAATCCTCAACCGTTTTGGTCCATTACCAGCCAGCCACGCTGAAGATGGAGCGGCAATTCTACCAGGACACATTTACATTGCTCCCCCCGATTACCACCTGATAGTCAAGCCAGGTTCTCTATCTTTGAGTCATGGCCCCCGCGAAAATGGACATCGACCCGCAATTGATATGTTGTTTCGCTCAGTCGCCAGAGCCTATGGCCCTCGAACGATTGGCGTAGTGCTCTCCGGAGCCTTAGACGATGGCACGATTGGTCTAGAATTGATTAAAACTCAAGGCGGAATTGCGATCGCCCAAGATCCAAATGAAGCGCTCTTCGATAGCATGCCCCGCAACGCCATTGCCAACGTTGAGGTGGACTACGTTCTACGGATTGCTGATATTGCCCCTACCTTAAGCAAACTGGTCAATAGCCCCATCCCAGAGAAAGTCATGACACCTTACGATAATACTCAAATCGAACAAGAAGCCGAGGTCGTAGCCGAAGATAAAGCCGCTTTAGAGCGGGGTGAGTATGCGGGTAGATCTTCAGCCGTCACCTGCCCGGAATGTGGCGGTGTGCTTTGGGAATTGCGGAATGATAACTTAGTCCGCTTCCGCTGCCATGTGGGTCATGCTTACTCCCTCGACAGCCTAGTTTCGGAACAAGCCGATATGGTAGAGCAGGCTCTGTGGTGTGCAGTCCGAGCCTTGGAAGAAAAAGCAGCTTTGGCACGCCGCATGGTCAGTCATGCCCGCCAACAACGTCATAGCCTCACAGAAAACCAGTTTCAAGAGCGCGCCCATGAAGCCGAGCGCAACGCCTCGCTCTTGCGTCAACTCTTATTACAAAACCCCAAAAACATGGAGGACATAAACGCAGAGCAAGCTAGCTAA